The Geoglobus acetivorans genome window below encodes:
- a CDS encoding ATP:cob(I)alamin adenosyltransferase, whose amino-acid sequence MKKANKTHLFNLELVDKDDLRIEAVGSIDEANAFIGLAKTKIEDKKLREILTDVQTMMFKAGSQCVGGDVKISEGDLKNLLNTINYLQNAVKMPDSFIILEKDEISALLSIARSTVRRAERRAVTLYRNGAVEYLLVEWLNKLSYLLYLMILAVQNGEYEPIEL is encoded by the coding sequence ATGAAAAAGGCAAACAAAACCCATCTATTTAATCTCGAACTGGTGGACAAAGACGACCTGAGAATAGAGGCAGTTGGAAGTATAGACGAGGCAAATGCGTTTATTGGGCTTGCAAAGACCAAAATCGAAGATAAAAAGCTCAGAGAAATTCTCACAGATGTTCAGACAATGATGTTCAAAGCCGGTTCACAGTGTGTTGGAGGGGATGTTAAAATATCTGAGGGAGATCTCAAGAACCTGCTGAATACCATAAATTACCTCCAGAACGCTGTCAAAATGCCCGACAGCTTCATAATTCTCGAAAAAGATGAAATTTCAGCCCTGCTGAGCATCGCAAGAAGTACTGTCAGAAGGGCTGAGAGAAGAGCTGTGACGCTTTACAGGAATGGAGCAGTGGAATATCTGCTCGTGGAATGGCTCAACAAGCTGAGCTACCTGCTGTACCTGATGATACTGGCAGTCCAGAACGGAGAATACGAACCCATAGAGCTATGA
- the meaB gene encoding methylmalonyl Co-A mutase-associated GTPase MeaB, whose translation MNVEDIVTGIEKGNRRALARAITYVENEYPEGKEIMKKIYHRTGNAHVIGITGFPGVGKSTTVSKLIQKFREKGKKVGVVAVDPGSPFTGGALLGDRLRMEGYDVSKNLWVDPGVFFRSMSSRGKAGGLAAKTGDVTRLLDAFGFDVIIVETVGAGQSEVDIVEVADTTIVVMMPEMGDEIQINKAGILEIGDIYVVNKADLGGAEKTVKWLKSMIMMDQEAVDILSKTSHADEARVESGEIFERMKKGKDWIPPVVVTVADKGEGIGELVSSIEEHFEYLKNTGKLVERRVRRLSREVFDLIMDEIRQILARNDRIDFRNHIERVVKGEIDPHSTAEDIVEELLRLGCR comes from the coding sequence ATGAACGTGGAGGATATAGTAACGGGAATTGAAAAAGGCAACAGAAGAGCGCTTGCAAGAGCCATAACATACGTGGAAAACGAGTATCCCGAAGGCAAAGAAATAATGAAAAAAATTTACCACAGAACCGGGAACGCACACGTCATAGGTATCACCGGCTTCCCCGGAGTGGGAAAATCAACCACAGTGAGCAAGCTAATCCAAAAATTCAGAGAAAAGGGAAAAAAAGTCGGAGTGGTGGCTGTAGACCCCGGTTCACCATTCACAGGTGGCGCACTGCTGGGGGACAGGCTGAGGATGGAAGGTTATGACGTCAGCAAGAATCTGTGGGTCGATCCGGGCGTATTTTTCAGGAGCATGAGTTCAAGGGGGAAGGCTGGCGGACTTGCAGCGAAAACAGGAGATGTTACCAGGCTCCTGGATGCTTTTGGCTTTGACGTTATAATCGTCGAAACGGTCGGTGCAGGACAGAGCGAGGTTGACATCGTCGAGGTTGCGGACACGACCATCGTAGTTATGATGCCAGAGATGGGAGACGAGATCCAGATCAACAAGGCCGGAATACTGGAAATAGGAGACATATACGTTGTCAATAAAGCTGACCTCGGCGGTGCAGAGAAAACCGTGAAATGGCTGAAGTCGATGATTATGATGGACCAGGAGGCAGTGGACATCCTCAGCAAAACAAGCCATGCTGACGAGGCAAGGGTGGAAAGCGGGGAAATCTTCGAGAGAATGAAAAAAGGAAAAGACTGGATACCACCTGTCGTGGTTACGGTGGCTGACAAAGGTGAAGGTATTGGGGAGCTTGTCAGCTCAATAGAGGAGCATTTCGAATACCTCAAAAACACGGGTAAACTCGTGGAAAGAAGAGTCAGAAGGCTCAGCAGAGAGGTTTTTGATCTGATCATGGACGAGATCAGACAGATCCTGGCAAGAAATGACAGAATCGACTTCAGGAACCACATAGAAAGAGTCGTGAAAGGCGAGATAGACCCACATTCCACCGCAGAAGATATAGTGGAGGAACTCCTCAGGCTGGGATGCAGATGA
- a CDS encoding cobalamin-dependent protein, whose amino-acid sequence MDRKIRVLVAKVGLDGHDRGAKVVARFLRDAGFEVIYTGLHRTPEEVAMAAVQEDVDVVGISLHSGAHLTLVPKVMKYIEEFGGDLNELVVIVGGIVPADDIDKLKEMGVDEVFIPGTPIEKIIDYIKARVPEKKRTGEKV is encoded by the coding sequence TTGGACAGAAAAATTAGAGTTCTTGTTGCGAAGGTCGGGCTGGACGGTCACGACAGGGGCGCAAAGGTCGTCGCAAGATTTCTGAGGGATGCAGGCTTTGAAGTCATATACACCGGTCTGCACAGAACCCCTGAAGAGGTTGCGATGGCTGCCGTACAGGAGGACGTCGATGTTGTAGGCATCTCCCTCCACAGCGGCGCACACCTGACCCTCGTACCCAAGGTCATGAAGTACATAGAAGAGTTCGGCGGAGACCTGAACGAACTTGTCGTGATCGTCGGAGGAATCGTTCCGGCAGACGATATTGACAAGCTCAAGGAGATGGGAGTTGATGAGGTATTCATTCCGGGAACACCCATAGAGAAGATAATAGATTATATCAAGGCAAGGGTTCCCGAAAAGAAGAGAACCGGAGAGAAGGTATAA
- a CDS encoding methylmalonyl-CoA mutase family protein, whose amino-acid sequence MFDEKKLEELKKRREGWEKSCLNPYLEKYGERDEMFETLSGIKVKRVYDPTDVAHLDYMKDLNYPGEYPYTRGVYPTMYRGRLWTMRQFSGFGTAEDTNARWKMLLREGQTGLSTAFDFPTLMGVDSDDPLADGEVGKVGVAIDTLKDFEVLFDGIPLDKVSTSFTINPPAAIILAMYVAIGDLQGVPREQLRGTIQNDMLKEFHAQNTLVLPPEPSVKVITDIFEWGVENVPKFNLISISGYHIREAGSTAVQELAFTIADGMAYVEAAIERGIDIDRLAPQLSFFFNSHNNFFEEIAKFRAARRMWAKIMREEYDAKNPRSWWLKFHTQTAGCSLTAQQPLNNIVRTTIQAMAAVLGGTQSLHTNSFDEAWALPSEEAVRVALRTQQIIAYESGIPDTIDPLAGSYYVEWLTDKMEKLAWKYIEQIRKMGEGSMLRGVLTGIENGFFVKEISRAAAEYQRDVEEGRRTIVGVNKFAIEEDLNIPILKVDEEAQRRQVERLKKIKAERDNDAVREALEWLRSAAESNENVMPPILEAVKAYASVGEIMGVLKEVYGTYRKPIII is encoded by the coding sequence ATGTTCGACGAGAAAAAACTTGAGGAGTTGAAAAAAAGACGAGAGGGCTGGGAGAAATCCTGTCTGAACCCTTACCTCGAGAAGTATGGCGAAAGAGACGAAATGTTCGAGACTCTTTCCGGTATAAAGGTGAAGAGAGTTTATGACCCAACAGATGTTGCCCACTTAGACTACATGAAAGACCTCAACTACCCCGGCGAATACCCATATACGAGAGGAGTATACCCGACAATGTACCGCGGAAGACTGTGGACAATGAGACAGTTTTCAGGATTTGGAACTGCAGAGGATACCAACGCAAGGTGGAAAATGCTTTTGAGGGAAGGACAGACAGGTCTCAGCACAGCCTTTGATTTCCCAACGCTGATGGGTGTGGACAGCGATGATCCACTTGCTGATGGCGAGGTTGGGAAGGTAGGTGTTGCTATCGACACCCTCAAGGATTTTGAAGTTCTGTTTGACGGTATTCCTCTTGACAAGGTTTCTACTTCATTCACGATAAATCCTCCAGCGGCAATAATTCTGGCAATGTATGTTGCAATTGGAGACCTCCAGGGAGTTCCGAGAGAGCAGCTCAGAGGAACGATTCAAAACGACATGCTCAAAGAATTCCACGCCCAGAACACCCTCGTTCTTCCTCCAGAGCCGTCAGTCAAGGTGATAACAGATATATTCGAATGGGGTGTGGAAAACGTTCCGAAATTCAACCTGATCAGCATTTCAGGATACCACATCAGAGAGGCGGGCTCAACAGCTGTTCAGGAGCTTGCATTTACAATAGCAGATGGAATGGCCTATGTTGAGGCTGCGATTGAAAGGGGGATCGACATCGACAGGCTCGCGCCACAGCTCAGCTTCTTTTTCAATTCACACAACAATTTCTTCGAGGAGATTGCCAAATTCAGGGCTGCAAGGAGAATGTGGGCCAAAATAATGAGAGAGGAATACGACGCCAAGAATCCGAGATCCTGGTGGCTCAAGTTCCACACTCAAACAGCGGGATGCTCTCTCACCGCCCAGCAGCCACTCAACAACATAGTGAGAACAACAATCCAGGCAATGGCGGCAGTGCTTGGAGGCACGCAGAGTCTGCACACCAACAGCTTTGATGAGGCATGGGCTCTGCCAAGTGAAGAGGCGGTTAGAGTTGCCCTGAGAACCCAGCAGATCATTGCATACGAGAGCGGAATCCCGGACACGATTGACCCGCTCGCAGGATCGTACTACGTGGAATGGCTCACAGACAAGATGGAAAAGCTCGCCTGGAAGTACATTGAGCAGATAAGAAAGATGGGAGAAGGCAGCATGCTGAGGGGCGTACTGACGGGAATTGAAAACGGATTCTTCGTCAAGGAGATAAGCAGAGCAGCAGCAGAATACCAGAGAGACGTTGAGGAAGGCAGGAGGACGATAGTCGGCGTTAATAAATTCGCAATCGAAGAGGACCTCAACATTCCGATCCTCAAGGTGGACGAGGAAGCACAGAGAAGACAGGTTGAAAGGCTAAAGAAGATAAAGGCCGAGAGAGACAACGATGCGGTCAGGGAAGCTCTTGAATGGCTGAGAAGTGCTGCGGAGAGCAACGAAAACGTTATGCCTCCAATTCTCGAAGCTGTGAAGGCTTACGCATCCGTCGGAGAGATAATGGGGGTCCTGAAAGAAGTTTACGGAACCTACAGGAAGCCAATAATCATCTAA
- a CDS encoding acyl-CoA dehydrogenase family protein has protein sequence MNFELTQDQKDIQKAAREFAQNEFTAERGRYYDQKEEFPFDLWKKACELGFIGVHFPEEYGGAGLGILENILIVEEFCRADSTIGSALILSDFSSEVIMRFGSEAQKEEVLPKVAGGKAITAGCYTEPEAGSDLTAIKTRAEKDGDEWVINGSKTFITNGTIADYYVVLAVTDPDAQPRYRGFSTFLVRKDAEGLQTNKIDGKMGIRSSPTAEVVFKNVRVSDDDVIGQVNRGFYQVLEFFDESRIEIAAQALGIAQGAFDKTLEYVRQRKQFGQAIGAFQALQHRIAHLGTMLEATRLLIYKAAWNYDRNGIDPTLTSMAKYLAGKLAVQVCDEAIQMHGGYGYVAENDVERFYRDAKITEIYEGTKEVQLNTVAKGLLGKL, from the coding sequence ATGAATTTTGAACTGACTCAGGATCAGAAAGACATTCAGAAGGCTGCGAGAGAGTTCGCACAGAACGAGTTCACTGCTGAGAGGGGAAGATACTACGACCAGAAGGAAGAATTCCCGTTCGATTTATGGAAAAAAGCATGCGAGCTTGGGTTTATAGGTGTGCATTTCCCCGAAGAGTACGGTGGAGCCGGACTTGGGATCCTCGAAAATATTCTCATAGTTGAAGAATTCTGCAGAGCAGATAGCACAATCGGGAGCGCTCTGATTCTTTCCGACTTCTCATCTGAAGTTATAATGAGGTTCGGCAGTGAGGCGCAGAAGGAAGAAGTCCTCCCAAAGGTGGCCGGAGGAAAGGCGATCACCGCAGGATGCTACACGGAACCTGAGGCGGGAAGCGATCTCACGGCAATAAAGACCAGGGCTGAAAAAGATGGCGACGAGTGGGTGATAAACGGATCCAAGACGTTCATAACGAACGGAACCATTGCGGATTATTACGTGGTGCTTGCAGTCACAGATCCGGACGCCCAGCCCAGATACAGGGGCTTCAGTACGTTTCTTGTAAGAAAAGATGCAGAGGGGTTACAGACAAATAAGATAGATGGTAAGATGGGCATCAGATCATCTCCAACCGCAGAGGTTGTTTTCAAGAATGTCAGAGTTAGCGATGATGATGTTATCGGTCAGGTCAACAGGGGATTCTACCAAGTCCTTGAGTTCTTCGATGAGAGCAGAATTGAGATTGCCGCACAGGCTCTTGGTATCGCTCAGGGTGCTTTTGACAAAACACTCGAGTATGTCAGACAGAGAAAACAGTTCGGACAGGCAATAGGAGCCTTCCAGGCTTTGCAGCACAGAATAGCGCATCTTGGCACCATGCTTGAAGCAACAAGGCTTCTCATCTACAAGGCGGCCTGGAATTACGACAGAAACGGCATAGACCCCACGCTGACAAGCATGGCAAAGTACCTCGCAGGAAAACTTGCGGTTCAGGTTTGCGACGAGGCAATTCAGATGCACGGCGGATATGGATATGTGGCTGAAAACGATGTCGAGAGGTTCTACAGAGATGCCAAGATTACAGAAATCTACGAAGGGACAAAGGAAGTTCAGCTCAATACCGTTGCCAAAGGCCTCTTAGGTAAGCTCTAA
- a CDS encoding mannose-1-phosphate guanylyltransferase/mannose-6-phosphate isomerase, whose translation MKAVILSGGKGTRLFPLSRGKYPKQYLKIFDSKSLFQMTVERAESFAEDIVVITNEDQKFIVMDQLDELGCEADVIVEPVSKNTFAAVLMASVVAGGDFVVMPSDHFMKGDFSRYVGIAEKYVRDYVITFGVKPSKPHTGYGYIKPGEKHGEIFRVEKFMEKPDYNTAREYIAQGYLWNSGIFAMSSEVLKSEIERLYPGLYELFESDAEKGYEKCPETSFDYAVMEKTDKAGVIELDIFWNDLGSFDSIYEILDKDGSGNAVKGEVFQIDSENNLIISERFVSSIGLRDYLVVDTRDALLICKRGEAQRVRDVVKYLREKGDERADFHTTVHRPWGSFTLLERGENYWIKVITVKPGRRLSFQRHMHRSEHWIVVRGMAKVIRDGEEYFLRPGESTFVPAGVKHRLENPGKIELEMIEVAIGDYLAEDDIERFDDEYGRSGA comes from the coding sequence ATGAAAGCAGTAATTCTTTCGGGTGGAAAAGGTACCAGACTTTTTCCATTGAGCAGAGGAAAGTATCCAAAGCAATATCTCAAAATCTTTGATTCAAAGTCTCTGTTTCAGATGACTGTGGAAAGGGCAGAGTCTTTTGCTGAGGATATTGTAGTGATCACGAATGAAGATCAGAAGTTCATCGTAATGGATCAGCTTGATGAGCTTGGTTGTGAAGCTGATGTTATTGTAGAGCCGGTTTCAAAAAACACGTTTGCTGCCGTGCTTATGGCCTCGGTTGTTGCTGGTGGGGATTTTGTTGTGATGCCGTCAGACCACTTCATGAAGGGAGATTTTTCAAGGTATGTTGGCATCGCGGAAAAATACGTTCGCGATTATGTAATTACGTTTGGTGTGAAGCCCTCAAAACCTCACACCGGCTATGGATACATAAAGCCCGGAGAAAAGCATGGAGAAATCTTCAGGGTTGAGAAATTCATGGAAAAGCCCGATTACAATACTGCAAGGGAGTATATTGCCCAGGGCTATTTATGGAACAGCGGCATATTCGCCATGAGCAGCGAAGTCCTGAAAAGCGAAATAGAAAGGCTGTATCCTGGCCTGTATGAGCTGTTTGAGAGCGATGCTGAAAAGGGATATGAAAAATGCCCCGAAACAAGCTTTGATTATGCGGTGATGGAGAAAACGGATAAAGCTGGGGTTATAGAGCTTGACATCTTCTGGAACGATCTGGGAAGTTTTGACTCCATTTACGAAATTCTTGATAAGGATGGAAGTGGAAATGCTGTTAAAGGAGAGGTCTTTCAGATCGATTCAGAGAACAATCTAATAATCTCCGAAAGATTCGTATCGTCCATAGGGCTTAGAGACTATCTGGTCGTTGATACGAGGGATGCCTTATTAATATGCAAAAGAGGCGAGGCACAGAGAGTAAGGGACGTTGTGAAATATCTCAGAGAAAAGGGAGATGAGAGGGCAGATTTTCACACCACGGTTCACAGGCCCTGGGGCAGCTTCACTCTGCTTGAAAGGGGTGAGAATTACTGGATAAAGGTCATAACTGTTAAACCGGGAAGAAGGCTCAGCTTTCAGAGACACATGCACAGAAGTGAGCACTGGATTGTTGTGAGGGGTATGGCGAAGGTTATAAGAGACGGGGAAGAATACTTTTTAAGGCCTGGAGAGAGCACTTTCGTACCGGCTGGTGTGAAGCACAGACTTGAGAATCCAGGCAAAATAGAGCTTGAAATGATTGAAGTTGCGATAGGGGATTATCTGGCCGAGGATGATATTGAGAGGTTTGACGATGAATATGGAAGAAGTGGAGCTTAA
- a CDS encoding helicase HerA domain-containing protein, with amino-acid sequence MRGEVGKIFGETSAYEFEFVIFNPRDVRRGDYIKVWNDVEGWVVAYVTDIRAKSDMSGEDVIKGRNVDSEIYVGKAVVIGKRENGVLKAPRTPFVPGEKVFIAEEEIVSEVLGMSSDGAYLGLLGDTSIKVKLDVNSLVQKHVCILAKTGSGKSYTAGVIIEELIEKGVPLLIIDPHGEYASLKHPNDVKDEIEKMDEFGIKPKGYGNIRIYVPPGSPFADRADGIFYLDGRNLEAEEVIELGNITSPAAQALLYQVIRELDGDYTIDDIISKVEEIKNSSKPVLLGALIKIQKSGLFSDSPTPMHILLQKGRAVILDMRGVDPSYQDLIVARVCSELFEMRKREEIPPGMIVLEEAHNFIPERGYGKAVSTQVLRTIASEGRKFGLGLMVISQRPARVDKNVISQCNTQIILRLTNPNDINAIKKGVEGLTAEMVEDVKRLPPGNAIVVSPELERPVVVRVRVRKSRHGHAVEIFETKPGKSAKKGRKTDFGTRKSDGGLLKKIFGG; translated from the coding sequence ATGAGGGGTGAAGTGGGTAAAATTTTTGGAGAAACCTCAGCTTATGAATTCGAATTCGTGATATTCAATCCGAGAGACGTGAGAAGAGGGGATTACATCAAGGTCTGGAATGACGTCGAGGGGTGGGTTGTAGCATATGTTACAGACATCAGGGCAAAATCCGATATGAGCGGCGAGGACGTCATCAAGGGCAGAAACGTCGATTCCGAAATTTATGTGGGAAAGGCTGTGGTCATCGGAAAGAGAGAAAACGGGGTGTTGAAAGCACCGAGAACCCCGTTTGTGCCAGGGGAGAAGGTCTTTATCGCCGAGGAGGAAATAGTTTCCGAAGTTCTGGGGATGAGCAGCGATGGTGCCTATCTTGGTCTTCTTGGAGACACTTCAATAAAGGTAAAACTGGACGTGAACAGTCTCGTTCAGAAACATGTATGTATTCTCGCTAAAACTGGCAGCGGGAAGAGTTACACTGCAGGCGTTATTATTGAGGAGCTGATAGAAAAAGGAGTCCCCCTGCTCATCATTGACCCCCATGGCGAGTATGCCTCACTTAAACATCCGAATGACGTGAAAGACGAGATTGAAAAGATGGACGAGTTCGGGATTAAACCGAAAGGTTACGGCAACATAAGGATTTACGTCCCTCCAGGCTCACCTTTTGCCGACAGGGCTGATGGTATTTTCTATCTCGACGGCAGAAATCTTGAAGCGGAGGAAGTGATAGAGCTGGGCAACATAACAAGTCCCGCAGCTCAGGCTCTTCTATATCAGGTTATACGGGAGCTTGATGGGGATTACACAATAGATGACATAATCTCTAAGGTGGAGGAGATTAAGAACAGCTCTAAACCCGTTTTGCTTGGTGCGCTCATAAAAATCCAGAAATCGGGTCTGTTTTCGGATAGCCCGACACCCATGCATATCCTCCTGCAGAAGGGCAGAGCGGTAATTCTCGATATGCGCGGTGTGGATCCGTCCTATCAGGACCTGATAGTGGCGAGGGTGTGCAGCGAGCTTTTCGAAATGAGGAAGAGGGAAGAAATCCCTCCGGGAATGATTGTTCTTGAAGAGGCGCACAACTTCATTCCCGAAAGGGGTTATGGCAAGGCAGTGTCAACCCAGGTTCTGAGGACAATAGCGAGTGAGGGCAGGAAGTTCGGCCTGGGGCTGATGGTAATCAGCCAGAGACCTGCAAGGGTGGACAAGAATGTGATTAGCCAGTGCAACACCCAGATTATACTGAGGCTGACAAACCCTAACGACATCAACGCCATAAAGAAGGGTGTTGAGGGACTTACTGCCGAGATGGTAGAGGATGTTAAACGTCTCCCGCCAGGGAACGCCATTGTGGTCAGTCCGGAGCTGGAAAGACCTGTGGTCGTGAGAGTCAGAGTTAGAAAAAGCAGACATGGTCATGCTGTTGAGATATTCGAGACAAAGCCCGGCAAATCTGCGAAAAAGGGAAGAAAAACTGACTTCGGGACGAGAAAGAGTGATGGTGGTCTTTTGAAGAAAATATTTGGTGGTTGA
- a CDS encoding DUF555 domain-containing protein: MPDYLVVLQGAWVVRKAKSVTDAMNIAVAEAGKRLTPDLDFVEIDVGDTECPQCNSPLKSVFMVAGMALVGLIFEMKVFNAQSEEHAAKIAKSEIGKRLQRVPLEVIEVRGI; the protein is encoded by the coding sequence ATGCCGGATTATCTTGTTGTTCTTCAGGGTGCATGGGTTGTGAGGAAAGCAAAAAGCGTAACCGACGCCATGAACATTGCTGTTGCGGAGGCTGGAAAGAGGCTCACGCCCGATCTGGACTTTGTGGAGATCGATGTTGGGGATACCGAGTGTCCGCAGTGCAACAGCCCGCTGAAAAGTGTTTTCATGGTGGCAGGAATGGCCCTCGTTGGACTAATTTTTGAAATGAAGGTTTTCAACGCTCAGAGCGAAGAGCATGCCGCAAAGATTGCAAAATCCGAGATCGGGAAGAGACTGCAGAGGGTTCCACTGGAGGTTATAGAGGTGAGGGGGATTTGA
- the tatC gene encoding twin-arginine translocase subunit TatC: protein MSDQISEITVTEVAEVLANLRVKLMRIFIIIAIVWGISFATLSNVIIEKIKMDLLPEGAELIYQAPLEVMMLRLKISIILGVVVALPYIVYLTYQTLKERTELLSNIELTRARVIIYASLAAILFISGVAYGYVLMLPLFLQFLYESAQGQGVLAMYSISEFISFVVMMLAVFGLIFQMPLFMYVTVKNGLARLDTFKYYRRHFYIIFFTLAAIITPPDVFTQLMVGVPMVLFFEISLIIVKIFA from the coding sequence ATGTCAGACCAGATATCAGAGATTACCGTAACAGAGGTCGCAGAGGTTCTTGCAAATTTAAGAGTGAAACTGATGAGGATTTTCATAATCATTGCTATCGTCTGGGGAATATCTTTCGCCACACTTTCAAACGTGATAATAGAGAAAATAAAAATGGATCTCCTCCCGGAAGGGGCCGAGCTGATTTATCAGGCTCCGCTTGAGGTGATGATGCTCAGACTGAAAATATCAATAATCCTCGGTGTTGTGGTTGCACTGCCCTACATAGTTTACCTGACATATCAGACTCTCAAGGAAAGGACGGAACTTCTGTCAAACATTGAACTTACACGGGCAAGAGTTATCATCTATGCATCCCTCGCCGCAATTCTTTTCATATCAGGTGTCGCCTACGGATACGTCCTGATGCTGCCGCTCTTTCTTCAGTTTCTGTATGAGAGTGCACAGGGTCAGGGAGTACTTGCCATGTACTCGATTTCTGAGTTCATCAGCTTTGTCGTCATGATGCTGGCCGTATTCGGGTTGATATTTCAGATGCCGCTCTTCATGTACGTTACCGTCAAAAACGGGCTTGCCAGACTAGACACCTTCAAATACTACAGGAGACATTTCTACATAATCTTCTTCACGCTGGCAGCAATAATAACACCTCCTGACGTGTTTACCCAGCTCATGGTCGGTGTCCCAATGGTTCTGTTCTTCGAAATAAGCCTGATCATCGTAAAGATTTTTGCATGA
- a CDS encoding aminotransferase class V-fold PLP-dependent enzyme, translating to MKEIEDLLSELDGVDIDPHSGKLFAYIYETGDERLRELALEVLKRFYNKNILDFTVFRSAIFFEREVISFCKTLLNADENAVGTFTYGGTESIMLAVLSARNYFRKRNGGGTPEMVVPFTIHPSFIKSAHYFGLKVRMVDIDENCKADVDAVNSAVNENTALIALSAPNWPYGTVDPVEAVAEIAEDNNVLLHVDACLGGFILPFFEKLGEKVEKFDFRVDGVTSISIDAHKYGYTPKGASSVIFRNTELKKHAIFVDTANPGYVFVNPAVLSSRSVGPLASAFAVMRYLGKDGYLNLARKILSARDKIYRGMRDLGFESVGPIESQVLSLYNESVDILGFMEGMRKRGWHFHLQKGVEKYGIKPNIHLTVSPVHDETAEDFVRDAGDAVNERSSINAEELFKKIAEGKLQELLNEFREGKIDSSMAPLLLEQLDEEIANEIVKELVVGWYR from the coding sequence ATGAAAGAAATTGAAGACCTTCTCTCGGAACTTGATGGTGTGGACATAGACCCGCACTCGGGAAAGCTTTTCGCCTATATATATGAGACGGGTGATGAAAGGCTGCGAGAACTGGCTCTTGAAGTTTTGAAGAGGTTTTACAACAAAAACATCCTCGACTTCACGGTGTTCAGGAGCGCAATATTCTTTGAAAGGGAAGTGATCAGCTTCTGCAAAACTCTTCTCAATGCAGATGAAAATGCGGTAGGAACGTTTACGTATGGCGGGACAGAAAGCATAATGCTTGCCGTTCTCTCGGCGAGGAATTATTTCAGAAAGAGGAATGGTGGTGGCACCCCAGAAATGGTTGTGCCGTTTACTATCCATCCCTCTTTTATCAAGTCCGCCCATTATTTTGGTCTGAAAGTCAGAATGGTTGACATCGATGAAAATTGCAAGGCAGATGTGGATGCTGTAAACTCTGCTGTAAATGAGAATACTGCCCTTATAGCTCTGTCGGCACCAAACTGGCCATACGGGACTGTTGATCCGGTCGAAGCTGTGGCTGAAATTGCTGAGGATAACAATGTGCTGCTTCATGTTGATGCCTGTCTGGGAGGGTTCATACTGCCCTTCTTTGAAAAACTTGGGGAAAAAGTGGAAAAATTCGATTTCAGAGTAGATGGAGTTACGTCGATCTCGATAGACGCACACAAGTATGGATACACGCCCAAGGGTGCCTCATCCGTAATTTTCAGAAATACTGAGCTGAAAAAGCATGCCATTTTCGTTGATACTGCAAATCCTGGCTACGTTTTTGTCAATCCGGCGGTGCTGTCTTCAAGGTCAGTGGGTCCGCTTGCATCTGCGTTTGCCGTAATGAGGTACCTTGGGAAAGATGGCTATCTGAACCTTGCCAGAAAAATCCTTTCAGCACGGGATAAAATTTACAGGGGAATGAGAGACCTCGGTTTTGAAAGCGTTGGCCCCATCGAATCTCAGGTGCTCTCCCTTTACAACGAGAGTGTCGACATTCTCGGTTTCATGGAGGGTATGAGAAAAAGAGGATGGCACTTCCATCTTCAGAAGGGTGTGGAGAAATACGGTATAAAGCCAAACATTCACCTGACAGTCTCACCCGTGCACGATGAGACAGCAGAAGATTTCGTCAGAGATGCAGGTGATGCTGTGAACGAGAGAAGTTCTATTAATGCTGAGGAGCTTTTCAAAAAGATTGCAGAAGGTAAGCTTCAGGAACTTCTGAATGAGTTCCGGGAAGGGAAGATTGATTCAAGCATGGCACCGCTTCTTCTTGAGCAGCTGGACGAAGAAATAGCGAATGAAATCGTCAAGGAGCTGGTAGTGGGATGGTATCGGTGA